The following proteins are co-located in the Bradyrhizobium sp. AZCC 2176 genome:
- a CDS encoding response regulator transcription factor has protein sequence MNAPAIKVLVIDDEPPIRKLLRMGLSTQGYDILEASNGKIALEKLTENPALIILDLGLPDIQGHDLLRMIRGRNDSVPIVVLSSRGDEAGKVQALDFGADDYLTKPFGMDELLARMRAALRHQLQVQGERPVFRAGDLSVDLVRRIVKVGEREVKLSPKEYDLLRVLVQHAGKVLTHRFLLKELWDELTDAQYLRVYVRQLRQKIEADPERPQFVLTETGIGYRLRAPD, from the coding sequence ATGAATGCTCCCGCCATCAAGGTCCTGGTCATCGACGACGAGCCGCCGATCCGCAAGCTGTTGCGGATGGGGCTGAGCACGCAAGGCTACGACATCCTGGAAGCCTCGAACGGCAAGATCGCGCTGGAGAAGCTGACCGAAAATCCGGCGCTGATCATCCTCGATCTGGGCCTGCCCGACATCCAGGGCCATGACCTGCTGCGCATGATCCGCGGCCGCAACGACAGCGTGCCGATCGTGGTGCTGTCGAGCCGCGGCGACGAGGCCGGCAAGGTGCAGGCGCTCGACTTCGGCGCTGACGACTATCTGACAAAGCCGTTCGGCATGGATGAGCTGTTGGCGCGGATGCGCGCTGCGCTGCGGCACCAATTGCAGGTGCAGGGCGAGCGGCCGGTGTTTCGCGCCGGCGATCTCTCGGTCGACCTGGTCCGCCGCATCGTCAAGGTCGGTGAGCGAGAGGTAAAACTCTCACCGAAGGAATATGATCTGCTGCGCGTGCTGGTGCAGCACGCCGGCAAGGTGCTGACCCACCGCTTTCTGCTGAAGGAGCTCTGGGACGAACTGACGGACGCGCAATATTTGCGCGTCTATGTCCGCCAGCTCCGGCAGAAGATCGAAGCCGATCCCGAGCGCCCGCAATTCGTGCTGACCGAGACCGGCATCGGCTATCGGTTGCGCGCGCCGGATTAA
- a CDS encoding sensor histidine kinase KdpD — protein MVKTRRDPQQRPLPEALLEAARREDSRAGRLKIFVGAAPGVGKTYEMLQSAHAKKKAGADVVVGIVETHGRAETEALLNGLEVLPRRRLAYKEQILEEMDLDALIARRPQIALVDELAHTNAPGSRHPKRYLDVEELLSHGIDVYTAVNIQHIESLNDVVAQITHVRVRETVPDKVFDRADAIELIDLTPDDLIQRLKEGKVYVPKQAERALEHYFSPGNLTALRELALRRTAERVDEQLLTHMQANAIAGPWAAGERILVCVSEDPRAAGLVRYTKRLADRLHAQWTAISIETRRSLQLTDEQRDRLADTMRLAEALGAEALTIPGVGRRIADDVIHFAHANNVTQIIIGKSTRSWWFELTRGSVVRDLVRRAGNISVHVIAGDEQGVAKPAVQTAARQEPFNARPYLMALLFVAIGLAAAAVIQPLFGGVENVDLVFLTAVVSVAVRFGLWPSLLASVAASLCYNFFFMSPYYTFTIADPTNVAAFFFFMLIALLVSNVAARVRSQADTAIGRMRTTELLYAFSRKLASTATLDDVLWATAYQTALMLKVRVVLLLPEEGVLTVKSGYPPEDQLDQADLAAANWAWDNDRPAGRGSDTLPGAKRLFLPMRTGRGPIGVIGIDDDRTGPLLTPDQRRLLDALVDQGALAIERVLLVEDMDRVKRTVESDRLRGALLTSISHDLKTPLASVLGAASTLRDLGAGLNDAQKNDLLVTMIDESERLNRFIANLLDMTKLESGAIVPNTARHDVGEIVGSALRRAGKILVHHKVSLELGSDLPMLELDAVLFEQVLFNLLDNAAKYAPSGTTISIRGTRDQGKVSLQILDEGNGIPPEELESVFDKFHRAQKGDHVRPGTGLGLAISRGFVEAMHGTISAANRSDRSGAVISIRLPVPATDSALDTAA, from the coding sequence ATGGTCAAAACCCGCCGCGACCCCCAACAGCGTCCCTTGCCGGAAGCCCTCCTGGAAGCGGCCCGGCGCGAGGACAGCCGCGCGGGCCGGCTCAAGATCTTCGTCGGCGCCGCTCCCGGCGTCGGCAAAACCTACGAGATGCTGCAGAGCGCTCACGCCAAGAAAAAAGCGGGCGCTGATGTCGTCGTTGGCATCGTCGAAACCCATGGCCGGGCCGAAACCGAAGCGCTTTTGAACGGCCTCGAAGTGCTGCCGCGCCGGCGGCTCGCCTACAAGGAGCAGATACTCGAGGAGATGGACCTCGATGCGCTGATTGCGCGGCGGCCGCAGATTGCGCTCGTCGATGAACTCGCCCACACCAACGCGCCGGGCAGCCGCCATCCCAAGCGCTATCTAGATGTCGAGGAACTGCTGTCCCATGGCATCGATGTCTATACGGCGGTCAACATCCAGCACATCGAAAGCCTCAACGACGTGGTCGCGCAGATCACGCATGTGCGGGTGCGCGAAACCGTGCCGGACAAGGTGTTCGACCGGGCCGACGCCATCGAGCTGATCGACCTGACCCCTGACGACCTGATCCAGCGGCTGAAGGAGGGCAAGGTCTATGTCCCCAAACAGGCCGAGCGCGCGCTGGAGCATTATTTCTCGCCGGGCAACCTGACCGCGCTACGCGAGCTGGCGCTGCGGCGCACCGCCGAGCGGGTCGACGAGCAGTTGCTCACCCATATGCAGGCAAACGCTATCGCAGGTCCGTGGGCGGCGGGCGAGCGCATTCTGGTTTGCGTCAGCGAAGACCCGCGCGCAGCCGGCCTCGTGCGCTACACCAAACGGCTGGCGGACCGGCTGCACGCGCAATGGACGGCGATCAGCATCGAGACGCGGCGCAGCTTACAACTGACCGACGAGCAGCGCGACCGGCTAGCCGACACCATGCGGCTTGCCGAAGCGCTCGGGGCTGAGGCGCTCACCATTCCCGGCGTTGGCCGCCGTATTGCCGACGACGTCATCCATTTCGCGCATGCCAACAACGTGACCCAAATCATCATCGGCAAGTCGACGCGTTCATGGTGGTTCGAACTGACGCGCGGTTCTGTCGTACGCGATCTGGTGCGGCGCGCCGGCAACATCAGCGTCCACGTGATCGCCGGCGACGAACAGGGCGTGGCGAAGCCGGCGGTGCAGACCGCGGCGCGGCAGGAACCGTTCAACGCGCGGCCTTATCTGATGGCGCTGCTGTTCGTCGCGATCGGCCTTGCCGCCGCCGCGGTGATCCAGCCGCTGTTCGGCGGCGTCGAGAATGTCGATCTGGTGTTCCTCACCGCCGTGGTGAGTGTTGCGGTGCGCTTTGGGCTATGGCCGTCACTGCTGGCGAGCGTCGCGGCATCGCTGTGCTACAATTTCTTCTTCATGTCGCCGTACTATACCTTCACCATCGCCGACCCGACCAATGTCGCGGCGTTCTTCTTCTTCATGCTGATTGCGCTGCTGGTCTCTAACGTCGCTGCGCGGGTGCGGTCGCAGGCCGATACCGCGATCGGCCGGATGCGGACCACCGAATTGCTCTACGCCTTCAGCCGTAAACTCGCCAGCACCGCGACGCTCGACGACGTGCTGTGGGCGACCGCCTATCAGACCGCGCTGATGCTGAAGGTGCGTGTGGTGCTGCTGCTGCCGGAAGAGGGCGTGTTGACCGTGAAGTCCGGCTATCCGCCGGAAGACCAGCTTGACCAGGCCGATCTCGCCGCCGCCAACTGGGCCTGGGACAACGACCGTCCGGCCGGGCGCGGCTCGGACACACTGCCGGGCGCCAAGCGGCTGTTCCTGCCGATGCGAACCGGACGCGGCCCGATCGGCGTCATCGGCATCGACGACGATCGGACCGGACCGCTGCTGACGCCGGATCAGCGTCGCCTGCTGGACGCCCTGGTCGATCAGGGCGCGCTCGCAATCGAGCGGGTGCTGCTGGTCGAGGACATGGATCGCGTCAAGCGCACCGTAGAATCTGACCGGCTGCGTGGCGCGCTGCTGACCTCTATCTCGCACGATCTGAAGACGCCGCTGGCCTCGGTGCTCGGCGCCGCCTCTACCCTGCGCGATCTCGGCGCCGGCCTTAACGATGCACAGAAGAACGATCTGCTCGTCACCATGATCGACGAATCCGAGCGGCTCAACCGCTTCATCGCCAACCTGCTCGACATGACCAAACTCGAATCCGGCGCGATCGTGCCGAATACCGCGCGGCACGATGTCGGCGAGATCGTCGGCAGCGCGCTGCGCCGCGCCGGCAAGATCCTCGTGCATCACAAGGTGTCGCTGGAACTCGGCTCCGATCTGCCGATGCTGGAGCTCGATGCCGTGTTGTTCGAGCAGGTGCTGTTCAACCTGCTCGACAACGCCGCCAAGTACGCGCCATCAGGCACTACGATTTCGATCAGGGGAACGCGCGATCAGGGAAAGGTCTCGCTGCAGATCCTGGACGAGGGCAACGGTATCCCGCCGGAAGAGCTGGAGAGCGTGTTCGACAAATTCCATCGCGCGCAGAAGGGCGATCACGTTCGTCCCGGCACCGGTCTTGGCCTTGCGATTTCCCGTGGCTTTGTCGAGGCGATGCATGGCACGATCTCGGCCGCCAATCGCAGCGACCGCAGTGGGGCGGTGATATCAATTCGGCTGCCAGTCCCGGCCACCGACAGTGCGCTGGATACCGCCGCATGA
- a CDS encoding K(+)-transporting ATPase subunit C, whose amino-acid sequence MLREIRPAILILLLLTAIIGLAYPLAMTAIAGVIFPKQAQGSLIERDGKIIGSTLIGQEFKDDKYFHGRPSATLAPDPADSSKTVSAPYNAANSGGSNLGPTSKALNDRVKEDVEKLKAENPSAAVPVDLVTTSGSGLDPDISPEGALFQVPRVAKARNLPEARVRQLVTEHIQDRMAGLLGEPRVNVLALNLALDEASK is encoded by the coding sequence ATGCTCAGAGAAATTCGTCCCGCCATCCTCATCCTGCTGCTGCTTACCGCGATCATCGGCCTCGCCTATCCCCTCGCCATGACCGCGATTGCCGGCGTAATCTTTCCGAAGCAGGCGCAAGGCAGCCTGATCGAGAGGGACGGCAAGATCATTGGCTCCACCCTGATCGGGCAGGAGTTCAAGGACGACAAGTATTTCCACGGCCGCCCTTCGGCGACGCTGGCGCCGGACCCAGCCGATTCGAGCAAGACCGTGTCCGCGCCCTATAACGCCGCCAATTCCGGCGGCTCCAACCTCGGGCCGACCAGCAAGGCGCTGAACGACCGGGTCAAGGAGGACGTCGAGAAGCTGAAGGCCGAAAATCCGTCCGCTGCTGTGCCTGTCGACCTCGTCACGACCTCGGGGAGCGGGCTTGATCCGGATATTTCGCCGGAGGGCGCGCTGTTCCAGGTGCCGCGGGTGGCGAAGGCGCGCAACCTGCCAGAAGCCCGGGTCCGCCAGCTGGTCACCGAGCACATCCAGGACCGCATGGCTGGATTGCTGGGCGAACCGCGCGTTAACGTATTGGCGTTGAATCTCGCATTGGACGAGGCTTCCAAATGA